Proteins encoded together in one uncultured Desulfosarcina sp. window:
- a CDS encoding type I restriction endonuclease codes for MGAIIPELDPDPDRELPNEWTTVERPLLQQLAAMGWNFHPGDIDYPGKTFRNSFREVLLREHLKAAIRRINAAENLDEITIERAVRELERSDKPGGLDRNRELTEKLIRGVSVPRATGGDSPHNRNVTVRFIDFDPAGLANNTFLAVNQFRIDYIGRVGFVIPDVILFVNGIPLVIVECKSPSLAETDDGGFWKPVESGINQLLRYSNQREEVEREEGVEHLFHWNQLMVSTCFYMARVATYGAGYGYYMEWKDTTPFTDAEILAEIGRPGKRLRSQERLAAGMLRPAHLLDILRNFILFKVEDGVLLKLCPRYQQYRAVQKAMVRLAEGKTRLLSDKQRDERGGIIWHTQGSGKSITMVYLVRKLRTLPELCGFKVVVVTDRTSLEQQLQETALLTGERVRPDKDDFRPRESASDRVRRILAEPGPDLVFCMVQKNQDLEGEAVVLEYAVPVPPPRKMAPHQIAEYEEIGETGKAMAAEKLSGWSTPTTGENKGGTKILRQVIRNKTDYPEVNASEKILLLIDECHRSHTLTLHANLMRALPNAAKIGFTGTPIMNRDRGNTLAIFDDFIDKYAMKRAQEDGATVKILYEGRVPLGLVENTAQLDAQVPVRFAEFSEPEQQLIMQKFATERKVMEAPRLIAVKARDMLHHYVRNILPGHCKAQVVAVSQEAVVTYQNKLCEARDALVGAAEAIDPSLLALSEEELLQRSEDEQTLVAAHRNLELVRALEFAAVISRRHNQSADWDQWTDPARIEANIANFKKPFEHKDADKRSNLAMLCVMRMLLTGFDAPVEQALYLDRRIVEHDLLQAIARVNRNRDGKACGYVVDYIGIARELKAALTESDEGEEGGRPDTGIDAVRDEIPRLTDRHSKALAVFHSWGIADLMPIDPCVDLLEDEGIRAEFLNRLRAFLTSLSIVMPRPEALPFVRDAKILGFIAKVAANLYRDHQLNLEGVDRRMKQLIDAYVSAQGIDPRIAPIGIDEIGFLDQVRRKNSARARASEMKHALRHHIRLHYEEDPDRYRKLSERLEAIIQQFKDNWDQLERELEQFIAQELERDNRATIEGLDPRLHAPFFGTLKAAIENQRGIELKSDDPDFRAVVDLTVTTVDEIRDRIRLVDFWRDEHSRRSLERSVYRSLLRSGKLAREKLFELATRVVEQARNLHRLLVWGNGRDQN; via the coding sequence ATGGGCGCCATCATTCCAGAGCTCGACCCTGATCCTGATCGCGAACTGCCCAACGAGTGGACCACGGTGGAGCGGCCACTACTCCAGCAACTGGCCGCCATGGGGTGGAATTTTCACCCCGGAGATATCGACTACCCCGGCAAGACCTTCCGCAATAGCTTTCGCGAGGTGCTGCTGCGTGAACATCTGAAAGCGGCCATCCGCCGCATCAATGCCGCCGAGAACCTGGACGAGATCACCATCGAGCGCGCCGTGCGCGAGCTGGAACGTTCGGACAAACCCGGCGGCCTGGACCGCAACCGCGAACTGACCGAAAAACTCATCCGCGGCGTTTCCGTGCCTCGGGCCACCGGCGGGGACAGCCCGCACAACCGCAACGTGACGGTCCGCTTCATCGACTTCGATCCGGCAGGACTTGCCAACAACACCTTTCTGGCCGTCAACCAGTTTCGCATCGATTATATCGGCCGGGTGGGGTTCGTGATCCCCGATGTGATCCTTTTCGTCAACGGCATTCCCCTGGTGATCGTCGAGTGCAAGAGCCCCAGCCTGGCGGAAACCGACGACGGCGGATTCTGGAAACCCGTCGAATCGGGTATCAATCAGCTGCTGCGCTATTCCAACCAGCGCGAGGAGGTGGAACGGGAAGAGGGCGTCGAACACCTCTTTCACTGGAACCAGCTCATGGTGTCGACCTGCTTCTACATGGCCCGGGTGGCGACTTACGGGGCCGGCTATGGCTATTACATGGAGTGGAAGGATACCACACCGTTTACCGACGCCGAAATTCTGGCCGAGATCGGACGGCCCGGAAAGCGGCTGCGCAGCCAGGAGCGGCTGGCGGCGGGCATGTTGCGGCCGGCCCATCTGCTGGACATTCTGCGCAATTTTATCCTGTTCAAGGTGGAAGACGGTGTGCTGCTCAAGCTCTGCCCGCGGTACCAGCAATACCGGGCCGTTCAGAAAGCCATGGTACGCCTGGCGGAGGGCAAAACCCGGCTGCTGTCGGATAAACAGCGTGACGAGCGCGGCGGCATCATCTGGCACACCCAGGGCTCGGGAAAGAGTATCACCATGGTCTACCTGGTACGCAAGCTGCGCACCCTGCCGGAACTTTGCGGATTCAAGGTGGTGGTGGTCACCGACCGAACGTCCCTTGAGCAGCAGCTTCAGGAAACGGCCCTGCTGACCGGCGAGCGCGTCCGGCCGGACAAGGACGATTTCAGGCCCAGGGAATCGGCCAGCGACCGGGTGCGGCGCATTCTGGCCGAACCGGGGCCGGATCTGGTGTTCTGCATGGTCCAGAAAAACCAGGACCTCGAAGGGGAGGCCGTGGTGCTGGAATACGCGGTTCCCGTCCCCCCACCCCGAAAAATGGCGCCCCATCAAATTGCCGAATACGAGGAGATCGGCGAAACGGGAAAGGCCATGGCCGCTGAAAAATTATCCGGTTGGTCGACACCGACAACAGGAGAAAACAAAGGTGGAACAAAAATCTTGCGGCAGGTGATCCGCAACAAGACCGACTATCCCGAAGTGAACGCGTCGGAAAAGATTCTGCTGCTGATCGACGAATGCCACCGTTCCCACACGTTGACCCTGCATGCCAATCTGATGCGGGCCCTGCCCAACGCGGCCAAGATCGGTTTTACCGGTACGCCGATCATGAACCGCGACCGTGGCAACACGCTGGCCATTTTCGATGATTTCATCGACAAATATGCCATGAAACGCGCCCAGGAGGACGGCGCCACGGTAAAAATCCTTTACGAGGGGCGGGTACCCCTGGGCCTGGTGGAGAACACCGCCCAACTCGATGCCCAGGTGCCGGTTCGCTTTGCCGAGTTCAGTGAACCGGAACAGCAACTGATCATGCAGAAATTCGCCACCGAACGCAAGGTGATGGAAGCGCCCCGGCTGATTGCGGTCAAAGCCAGGGATATGCTGCACCATTATGTGCGCAATATTCTCCCCGGCCATTGCAAGGCCCAGGTGGTGGCGGTCAGCCAGGAAGCGGTAGTCACTTATCAAAATAAGCTTTGCGAAGCCCGGGACGCACTGGTAGGTGCTGCCGAGGCCATCGATCCATCTTTGCTGGCGCTTTCCGAAGAGGAACTCCTGCAGCGCAGTGAGGACGAGCAAACCCTGGTTGCGGCCCATCGCAACTTGGAATTGGTGAGAGCACTGGAATTTGCGGCCGTGATTTCCAGACGCCACAACCAGAGCGCGGACTGGGACCAGTGGACCGATCCGGCCCGTATCGAGGCCAATATCGCCAATTTCAAGAAACCCTTTGAACACAAGGATGCCGATAAGCGCAGCAACCTGGCCATGCTTTGCGTCATGCGCATGCTGCTGACCGGTTTTGACGCGCCGGTGGAACAGGCGCTCTATCTTGACCGCCGGATTGTCGAGCATGACCTCCTGCAGGCCATTGCCCGGGTGAATCGAAACCGGGACGGCAAGGCATGCGGATACGTGGTCGATTACATCGGGATCGCCCGCGAACTGAAGGCGGCCCTGACCGAGTCGGATGAAGGCGAAGAAGGAGGCCGACCGGACACCGGCATCGATGCGGTGCGCGACGAAATCCCGCGCTTGACCGATCGCCACAGCAAAGCGCTGGCCGTTTTTCATTCCTGGGGTATTGCCGACCTGATGCCCATCGATCCGTGTGTGGATCTATTGGAAGATGAAGGGATTCGTGCGGAATTTCTCAATCGGCTGCGTGCGTTTCTGACCAGCTTATCCATCGTGATGCCTCGGCCCGAAGCGCTGCCGTTTGTACGTGATGCCAAGATCCTCGGCTTTATTGCCAAGGTGGCGGCCAATCTGTACCGTGACCACCAACTCAACCTGGAGGGTGTAGACCGGCGCATGAAACAGCTCATCGACGCCTATGTGTCGGCACAGGGAATCGATCCACGGATTGCGCCGATCGGCATCGACGAGATCGGATTTTTGGATCAGGTACGAAGAAAAAACAGTGCCCGGGCACGGGCTTCCGAAATGAAACACGCCTTACGCCATCACATCCGGCTGCACTACGAAGAAGACCCTGACCGGTATCGCAAACTGAGTGAGCGGCTGGAGGCGATCATCCAGCAGTTCAAGGACAACTGGGACCAGCTTGAAAGGGAACTGGAGCAGTTTATCGCCCAGGAACTGGAACGCGACAACAGGGCGACTATTGAAGGCCTCGATCCGCGGCTGCATGCGCCTTTTTTCGGCACATTGAAAGCCGCCATCGAAAACCAAAGAGGGATTGAGCTGAAAAGCGATGACCCGGATTTCAGGGCGGTTGTTGATCTGACGGTGACGACGGTGGACGAGATCCGGGACCGCATTCGTCTGGTGGATTTCTGGCGGGATGAACACAGCCGGCGCTCCCTGGAAAGGTCGGTGTACCGGTCGCTGCTCAGAAGCGGCAAACTCGCCAGGGAAAAACTGTTCGAACTGGCAACCCGCGTGGTTGAGCAAGCCAGAAATCTTCACCGGCTACTGGTGTGGGGCAATGGAAGAGATCAAAATTAA
- a CDS encoding SprT family zinc-dependent metalloprotease, with the protein MEEIKIKDISVQVKRSARRRTIELTIERDGSIVVYAPETAGRKEMETLVRKKLLWIHQQIGRKSEELHRLPEKEYVSGEGFYYRGRKYRLKLVDTVQTRNNGDRLQFHHGRFLMPRQYAEKGQEIFMNWYARRAVDWIPRRVRLLQDRAGIQPSSIEIRDLGFRWGSCTRKGKLLFHWRLILLPPERIDYLILHELVHLHEHNHSPAFYERLRRAAPDHESQEDWLRRNGDQYEL; encoded by the coding sequence ATGGAAGAGATCAAAATTAAAGACATTTCCGTCCAGGTGAAACGAAGCGCACGACGCAGGACCATTGAGCTGACCATCGAACGGGACGGCAGCATTGTTGTGTATGCACCGGAAACGGCCGGTCGCAAGGAGATGGAAACCCTGGTCAGGAAGAAACTGCTTTGGATCCATCAACAGATCGGCCGCAAAAGTGAGGAATTGCACCGACTTCCCGAAAAGGAATACGTTTCCGGCGAAGGTTTTTATTATCGTGGCCGGAAATACCGCTTGAAATTAGTGGATACTGTACAGACCCGCAACAACGGGGACCGGCTTCAGTTTCACCATGGCCGTTTTCTGATGCCCCGTCAATATGCCGAAAAAGGCCAAGAAATATTCATGAATTGGTACGCCAGGCGTGCTGTCGATTGGATTCCCCGACGGGTTCGATTGTTGCAGGATCGTGCGGGTATCCAGCCTTCATCCATCGAAATCCGGGATTTGGGCTTTCGCTGGGGATCTTGCACCCGAAAAGGCAAACTCCTTTTCCACTGGCGATTGATTCTTCTTCCCCCCGAGCGGATCGATTACCTGATTCTGCATGAACTGGTGCATCTTCACGAACACAACCACAGCCCGGCATTCTACGAACGCTTGAGACGGGCGGCACCTGATCATGAAAGTCAAGAGGATTGGCTGCGGCGAAATGGCGATCAGTATGAGTTGTAA
- a CDS encoding YkgJ family cysteine cluster protein — protein MLDFISQLMALYAEIDKEVAAFQLKSGLRCPAGCGDCCATADVQVTVLEMLPMAHAMLCDGTAAQSLERLSGPNGSGTCVLYTAHPVADTAGHCGQYPWRPGLCRLFGFAAVRGRTGSKTLAVCRHIRQNDPHGASAAMTLAEEAPLFVQYSAQISGLDPVLGARPMPINIALHQAIQRLGLNAAYAHLESFRDNTAA, from the coding sequence ATGCTGGACTTTATATCGCAACTGATGGCGCTTTATGCCGAGATCGACAAGGAAGTGGCGGCGTTTCAATTGAAGAGCGGTCTGCGCTGCCCGGCGGGCTGCGGCGATTGCTGCGCGACCGCTGATGTGCAGGTAACTGTTTTGGAAATGCTGCCCATGGCCCATGCCATGCTTTGCGATGGAACGGCAGCCCAATCGCTGGAGCGACTTTCCGGGCCTAACGGCTCCGGGACTTGTGTGCTTTACACGGCCCATCCCGTTGCAGATACAGCCGGGCACTGCGGCCAATATCCGTGGCGGCCTGGATTGTGTCGATTGTTCGGTTTTGCCGCGGTTCGGGGACGCACCGGCTCAAAAACCCTGGCGGTTTGCCGGCATATCCGCCAAAACGACCCTCACGGCGCCTCGGCAGCCATGACCCTGGCTGAAGAGGCCCCTTTATTCGTGCAATATAGCGCCCAGATCTCCGGCCTGGATCCGGTACTGGGCGCCAGACCGATGCCCATCAACATCGCCCTGCATCAGGCCATCCAGCGCCTGGGACTCAACGCCGCTTATGCGCATCTGGAAAGCTTCAGGGACAACACAGCGGCTTAG
- a CDS encoding GNAT family N-acetyltransferase, whose translation MLKIRRIYDDILSVDQEALKQIKQILRTRFSDVPPEEIDQIGEKLRNPFKQRFRTILLIAETMRRRVQGFTMLLHEPVIGFCYLDWIATAKGSTGGGLGSALYDSVRAEAVGLGARGLFFECLPDERDACDDPAILKQNRDRLRFYERYGARPIIDTAYENPVKPGDTCMPHLVYDGLDRTEPLRQRFARKVVRAVLERKYAAYCPPRYVETVVASFRDDPVNLRPFRYVKPEAVRTTVESRSLEQIALVVNANHDIHHVHERGYVEAPVRVRSLLKVLEPSGLFARIKPRLFAEKHITAVHDSDLVNYLRRACEEMPEGKSLYPYIFPLRNKTRPPKEPSVLSGYYCIDTFTPINKNAYPAARQGVNCILTAASEILAGRRMAYALVRPPGHHAERRAFGGFCYFNNNAIAAQYLSAHGKVAILDIDYHHGNGQQDIFYRRSDVLTISLHGHPTFAYPYFTGFEEECGEGEGEGFNMNLPLPEKLDGAGYLKALDKALRRIRQFNPQFLVVAFGLDTAKGDPTGTWQLLGKDFEANGRRIGALGLPTLLVQEGGYRVRTLGSNALHFFTGLAATGAHPQTKHPPDKERLHGVKWRREVTPQDPERVGRLVDLTGFFHPEEVDVARELVQERLAKGDLSGYHFVMAEQYGRLVGYTCYGPIPCTQNSFDLYWIAVHPDFHRKGLGRRLIVETEALIRKSGGNRIYVDTSQRDQYASTRAFYESCGYRLETVLKDFYAPGDGKVIYCKELLAERE comes from the coding sequence ATGCTCAAAATTCGCCGGATTTACGACGACATTCTGTCTGTGGATCAAGAGGCGTTGAAGCAGATCAAGCAGATTCTCCGGACCCGCTTTTCCGATGTGCCGCCGGAAGAGATCGATCAGATCGGTGAAAAGCTGCGCAATCCGTTCAAACAGCGCTTTCGTACCATCCTGCTGATCGCCGAAACCATGCGCCGCCGCGTGCAGGGGTTTACCATGCTGCTGCACGAACCGGTGATCGGGTTTTGCTACCTCGACTGGATTGCCACGGCCAAAGGTTCCACAGGAGGAGGGCTGGGAAGCGCCCTGTACGACAGCGTGCGGGCCGAAGCCGTGGGACTGGGTGCCAGGGGCCTTTTTTTCGAGTGCCTGCCCGACGAGCGCGACGCTTGCGACGATCCGGCGATCCTCAAGCAAAATCGCGACAGGCTCCGTTTTTATGAACGCTATGGGGCCCGGCCGATCATCGATACCGCCTACGAAAACCCTGTCAAGCCCGGCGACACCTGTATGCCCCATCTGGTTTACGATGGTCTGGATCGCACCGAACCCTTACGCCAGCGTTTTGCCCGCAAAGTGGTGCGCGCCGTGCTGGAGCGAAAGTACGCCGCCTACTGCCCCCCCCGTTATGTGGAAACTGTGGTCGCCTCGTTTCGGGATGATCCGGTCAATCTGAGGCCTTTCCGTTACGTCAAACCCGAGGCCGTACGTACGACCGTGGAGAGCCGATCCCTGGAGCAGATCGCCCTTGTGGTCAACGCCAATCACGACATTCACCACGTGCACGAACGCGGCTATGTGGAAGCGCCCGTGCGGGTGCGCAGCCTCCTGAAAGTGCTGGAGCCCAGCGGACTGTTCGCCCGAATCAAACCCCGCCTTTTTGCCGAAAAGCATATCACGGCGGTTCACGACAGCGATCTGGTAAACTACCTGCGCCGGGCCTGTGAAGAGATGCCCGAGGGCAAATCGCTCTATCCCTACATCTTCCCGCTGCGCAACAAAACCCGGCCGCCCAAAGAGCCCTCCGTGCTATCCGGCTACTATTGTATCGACACCTTCACGCCGATCAACAAAAATGCCTATCCGGCCGCCCGGCAAGGGGTGAACTGCATCCTGACCGCTGCCTCCGAAATCCTGGCCGGCCGCAGAATGGCCTACGCTCTGGTGCGCCCGCCCGGACACCATGCAGAGCGCCGGGCCTTCGGCGGGTTTTGCTATTTCAACAACAATGCGATTGCCGCCCAATATCTGAGCGCCCACGGCAAGGTTGCCATCCTGGATATCGACTACCACCACGGCAATGGCCAGCAGGATATTTTTTACCGGCGCAGTGACGTACTCACCATCTCTCTGCACGGCCATCCGACCTTTGCCTACCCCTATTTCACCGGATTCGAGGAGGAATGCGGCGAGGGCGAGGGCGAGGGCTTCAATATGAATCTGCCCCTGCCGGAAAAATTGGACGGCGCCGGCTACTTAAAGGCCCTGGATAAAGCCCTGCGCCGCATCCGCCAGTTCAATCCACAGTTCCTGGTGGTGGCCTTTGGGCTGGATACGGCCAAAGGGGACCCCACCGGCACCTGGCAGTTGCTCGGCAAGGATTTTGAAGCCAACGGCCGTCGCATCGGGGCGTTGGGGCTTCCCACCTTGCTGGTGCAGGAGGGCGGTTATCGTGTACGGACCCTGGGCAGCAACGCCCTTCATTTTTTTACCGGATTGGCCGCCACAGGCGCGCATCCGCAGACGAAGCATCCGCCGGACAAAGAACGCCTGCATGGTGTAAAATGGCGCCGGGAGGTAACGCCGCAGGATCCGGAGCGTGTCGGGCGCCTGGTGGATCTGACCGGATTTTTTCATCCCGAGGAGGTCGACGTGGCCAGGGAATTGGTGCAAGAGCGCCTGGCCAAAGGAGATCTCAGCGGCTATCATTTTGTGATGGCCGAGCAGTACGGCCGGCTGGTGGGCTACACCTGTTATGGTCCGATCCCCTGCACGCAGAACAGTTTCGATCTGTATTGGATCGCCGTGCATCCCGATTTCCACAGAAAGGGGCTGGGCCGCAGATTGATCGTGGAAACCGAGGCCCTGATCCGCAAATCCGGCGGCAACCGCATCTATGTGGATACCTCGCAGCGCGATCAATACGCCAGCACCCGCGCTTTCTACGAGAGCTGCGGCTACCGCCTGGAAACGGTGCTGAAGGATTTTTATGCACCGGGCGATGGCAAGGTGATTTATTGCAAGGAACTGTTGGCGGAAAGGGAATGA
- a CDS encoding D-alanine--D-alanine ligase: protein MRIAVVHNALQNDSAADEQDVLVQADAVTEALHELGHKPVRRTCDLNLSRVRNELGAIDPGLVFNLVESLDGTGRLIHLFPSLLDAMGLPYTGACAEAMMLTSNKLCAKTMLDGAGLPTPDWTVPSKAWNPGRFRRPRENPRRWIIKSVWEHASVGLDDDAIVEAASDRLLETLMAQRAPRMGGTCFAEAFIDGREFNLSLLDSPEGPQVLPPAEIVFEGYASGQARIVDYQAKWDEDSFAYRHTPRRFDFDPVDDELLEQLKTLSLECWELMGLRGYARVDFRVDGYGRPWILEINANPCLSPDAGFAAAVHRAGLTMTDAVARIVSTSGK, encoded by the coding sequence ATGCGCATTGCTGTGGTTCATAATGCCTTGCAAAATGACAGTGCAGCCGATGAGCAGGATGTCCTGGTTCAGGCCGATGCCGTTACCGAAGCCCTGCACGAACTCGGTCACAAACCGGTTCGCCGGACCTGCGATCTGAACCTTTCCCGCGTCCGGAACGAGCTTGGCGCCATCGATCCCGGTCTGGTTTTCAACCTGGTGGAGTCTCTGGACGGCACGGGACGGTTGATTCACCTGTTTCCTTCGCTGTTGGATGCCATGGGGCTGCCATATACCGGGGCATGTGCGGAAGCCATGATGCTGACTTCCAACAAGCTCTGCGCAAAAACGATGCTGGACGGAGCCGGCCTGCCAACGCCGGACTGGACCGTCCCCTCCAAAGCCTGGAACCCGGGACGCTTCCGGCGGCCCCGGGAAAACCCGCGTCGCTGGATTATCAAATCCGTATGGGAGCACGCTTCCGTCGGGCTCGACGACGACGCCATTGTGGAAGCCGCATCCGACCGGTTGCTGGAAACGCTGATGGCCCAGCGTGCGCCCCGGATGGGCGGCACCTGTTTCGCGGAAGCGTTCATCGATGGACGGGAGTTCAACCTCTCCCTGCTGGACAGCCCCGAAGGGCCCCAGGTGCTGCCTCCGGCCGAGATCGTTTTCGAGGGATACGCCTCCGGCCAGGCCCGCATCGTGGACTACCAGGCCAAATGGGACGAAGATTCCTTCGCATATCGCCACACCCCGCGTCGGTTTGATTTCGATCCGGTTGACGACGAGCTGCTGGAGCAGCTCAAGACCCTGTCCCTGGAATGCTGGGAGTTGATGGGCCTGCGGGGCTATGCCCGGGTGGATTTTCGCGTGGATGGTTACGGGCGGCCCTGGATTCTGGAGATCAACGCCAACCCCTGCCTTTCCCCGGACGCCGGTTTTGCCGCCGCCGTCCACCGGGCCGGATTGACCATGACCGACGCCGTGGCAAGAATTGTAAGTACATCGGGAAAATAA
- a CDS encoding D-alanine--D-alanine ligase, whose translation MKIGLTYDLRSEYLAAGYGEEETAEFDRDDTIEALEKTLAGLGHHTERIGHARSLVQQLAGGRDWDLVFNIAEGMHGIGREAQVPAILDAYGIAYTFSDPLVMALTLHKGMTKHVLRDAGVPTADFVVVREPSDLQAVGFGPPYFIKPVAEGTGKGVTPDSIVRNRKDLDAACLKLMTAFRQPVLVESFLPGREFTIGVVGTGREARVLGTMEVILLENAEAEVYSYTNKERCEELVVYRIVDAGQDLVVRQAEALVLKAWQVLGCRDGGRADVRCDANGVPQFMEVNPLAGIHPEHSDLPILCTRLGITYAQLIGWIVESAQKRVRPGATDQRIQAHAHCCGS comes from the coding sequence ATGAAAATCGGTCTGACCTATGATCTGCGCTCCGAATACCTGGCGGCCGGGTATGGCGAGGAGGAAACCGCCGAATTCGATCGTGACGACACCATCGAAGCCCTGGAAAAGACCCTGGCCGGGCTGGGCCATCATACCGAGCGCATCGGCCATGCCCGCAGCCTGGTTCAACAACTGGCTGGCGGCCGAGACTGGGACCTTGTGTTCAACATCGCCGAGGGGATGCACGGCATCGGCCGTGAGGCCCAGGTGCCGGCAATTTTGGATGCCTACGGGATTGCCTACACCTTTTCCGATCCGCTGGTGATGGCCCTGACCCTGCACAAGGGCATGACCAAGCATGTGCTGCGCGACGCCGGCGTGCCCACCGCCGATTTCGTGGTGGTGCGCGAACCCTCGGATCTGCAGGCGGTCGGCTTTGGACCGCCCTATTTTATCAAGCCCGTGGCCGAAGGCACGGGCAAGGGGGTGACGCCTGACTCCATCGTGCGCAACCGCAAGGATTTGGACGCTGCCTGCCTGAAGTTGATGACCGCTTTTCGCCAGCCGGTGCTGGTGGAGTCGTTTTTACCGGGCCGCGAGTTCACCATCGGCGTGGTGGGAACGGGCCGCGAGGCAAGGGTGCTGGGCACTATGGAAGTTATCCTTTTGGAAAACGCCGAGGCCGAAGTCTATTCCTACACCAACAAGGAGCGCTGCGAAGAACTGGTCGTCTACCGCATCGTGGATGCAGGCCAGGACCTGGTGGTGCGGCAGGCCGAGGCCCTCGTCTTGAAGGCCTGGCAGGTGCTGGGCTGCAGGGACGGTGGACGCGCCGATGTGCGCTGCGACGCCAACGGCGTCCCCCAGTTCATGGAAGTCAACCCGCTGGCCGGGATCCACCCCGAGCATTCCGATCTGCCGATCTTATGCACCCGACTGGGCATCACCTATGCGCAGTTGATCGGATGGATCGTGGAATCTGCTCAAAAACGCGTTCGTCCCGGCGCCACCGATCAGAGGATTCAAGCCCATGCGCATTGCTGTGGTTCATAA
- a CDS encoding KamA family radical SAM protein, translated as MSFNRCGQTRSNPSRSLLHAMEVNTEVEEEPPSQAIDCTASLPLTAARPLTNRPSIKPVPNYPVSFRRKFLKSYYPDISDRQWNNWQWQIANRVCTPNQLKRFLTLSSEENAAMAGLATKLPLAITPYYLSLLVGHDMDYPLRKTVVPTINELVQMPEEADDPLNEDHQSPVPGLVHRYPDRVLFLLLDFCSTYCRYCTRSRVVGHGHLHFNRKRLEQALEYIRRTPTVRDVLLSGGDPLTLGDSRLDWLLTRLRQIKHVEIIRIGTKIPAVLPQRVTSQLVRMLKRHHPLWMSLHFTHPDECTPEASQACQRLADAGIPLGSQTVLLRHINDSVETMNGLVHRLLQMRVRPYYLYQCDPISGSSHFRTTVDKGLEIIQGLRGFTSGYAVPTYVIDAPGGGGKIPLMPEYRQGRDGCDLVLRNYEGKTYRYPDSV; from the coding sequence ATGTCTTTCAACCGCTGTGGTCAAACCCGTTCAAACCCAAGCCGAAGCCTGCTCCATGCCATGGAGGTCAACACAGAGGTCGAAGAGGAGCCTCCCAGTCAGGCGATCGATTGCACAGCCAGCTTGCCGTTGACGGCCGCCCGGCCGCTCACCAACCGCCCCTCCATCAAACCGGTTCCCAATTATCCGGTCTCTTTTCGACGCAAGTTTCTGAAAAGCTACTACCCCGATATCAGTGATCGGCAGTGGAACAATTGGCAGTGGCAGATCGCCAATCGGGTGTGCACACCAAACCAACTGAAACGGTTTTTGACCCTGAGCAGCGAAGAAAATGCGGCCATGGCCGGATTGGCAACCAAGCTGCCTTTGGCGATCACGCCTTATTATCTCAGTCTGCTGGTGGGCCACGATATGGATTACCCGCTGCGCAAAACCGTGGTGCCCACAATCAACGAGCTTGTCCAGATGCCGGAAGAGGCCGACGACCCGCTGAACGAAGATCATCAGAGCCCGGTGCCGGGTTTGGTCCACCGCTACCCGGACCGGGTGCTGTTTTTGCTTCTGGATTTCTGTTCCACCTATTGCCGCTACTGCACCCGTTCGCGCGTGGTGGGGCATGGCCACCTGCATTTCAATCGTAAACGGTTGGAACAGGCGCTGGAATATATTCGCCGCACGCCCACGGTCCGGGATGTTCTGCTTTCCGGCGGCGATCCGCTGACTTTGGGCGATTCACGGCTGGATTGGCTGCTGACCCGGCTGCGGCAAATCAAACATGTGGAAATCATTCGCATCGGCACCAAAATTCCGGCTGTTCTGCCGCAGCGGGTGACGTCCCAACTGGTACGCATGCTGAAACGTCATCACCCGTTGTGGATGAGTCTTCATTTTACTCATCCGGACGAATGTACGCCCGAGGCCTCACAGGCCTGCCAGCGGTTGGCCGACGCCGGCATTCCTTTGGGTTCCCAGACGGTTCTGCTCAGGCACATCAACGATTCGGTGGAGACCATGAACGGCCTTGTTCACCGCCTGCTGCAGATGCGGGTCAGGCCTTACTACCTGTACCAGTGCGACCCCATTTCCGGCTCCTCTCATTTCCGCACAACGGTGGACAAGGGGTTGGAGATCATCCAGGGGCTGCGAGGGTTTACCAGCGGCTATGCCGTGCCCACCTATGTCATCGACGCCCCCGGCGGCGGCGGCAAGATTCCGTTGATGCCCGAATACCGCCAGGGACGCGACGGATGCGATCTCGTGCTGCGCAACTACGAAGGAAAAACCTATCGCTATCCGGATTCGGTATGA